One stretch of Nitratiruptor tergarcus DSM 16512 DNA includes these proteins:
- a CDS encoding CAP domain-containing protein, with amino-acid sequence MQKVIIVLFCLIIFAWGDKNEAYSYLSSLRSAATLNSFTKNRYLDIAAQKHSDYMALHEIVSTYEDSSKTGYTGYRAKDRAIDAGFQSRWVIENVKKTKKDIKQAIDELMAEVDNRFIFLNPYMNIVGIGEAKRSEYNYYTFDIGNSYLDSLCRRSDTYSSGRYYYNVCADTDKKIDHDLYLNEKKRVALGNPAIVVWPTESKKVYPALFDLEGRMDCYFAGYPITMEFNQYKIDEIPTILSFSLKNQAGEPVTLQKCKVSDYKYAFIPINRLLWNRRYRVEVEYSVGDSTFTKSWNFYTEDPPYPMFIVYKNEDNKHIYNITSDEIYALYVEPKDCKDKLKSVYWNRYGVENIEAGFLDRNTIWFKMRGTSGCM; translated from the coding sequence TTGCAAAAAGTCATTATTGTTCTATTTTGTTTGATTATTTTTGCATGGGGTGATAAAAACGAAGCATATAGTTATCTCTCATCATTACGCAGTGCAGCAACCCTCAATAGTTTTACCAAAAACAGGTATCTCGATATTGCAGCACAAAAACATAGTGACTATATGGCATTGCATGAGATAGTTTCTACATATGAGGATAGTTCGAAAACAGGATATACAGGATATAGAGCAAAAGATAGGGCTATAGATGCCGGATTTCAGAGCAGATGGGTTATAGAAAATGTCAAAAAGACAAAAAAAGATATAAAACAAGCTATCGATGAACTCATGGCAGAAGTAGATAACAGATTCATTTTTCTCAATCCTTACATGAATATAGTAGGTATAGGAGAAGCAAAAAGAAGCGAATATAATTATTATACCTTTGATATTGGCAATAGCTATCTGGATAGCTTATGTAGAAGGAGTGATACCTATTCTAGCGGACGTTATTATTACAATGTTTGTGCGGACACAGATAAAAAAATTGATCACGATCTATATCTCAATGAAAAAAAGCGAGTCGCTTTGGGCAATCCTGCTATTGTGGTATGGCCTACAGAATCCAAAAAAGTCTATCCTGCTCTTTTTGATCTAGAGGGAAGAATGGATTGTTACTTTGCGGGATATCCCATTACAATGGAGTTCAATCAATATAAAATAGATGAAATCCCTACTATTCTCTCCTTTTCATTGAAAAATCAGGCAGGAGAACCTGTTACTTTGCAAAAATGCAAAGTTTCTGATTACAAATATGCTTTTATTCCGATAAATAGACTTTTATGGAATAGAAGATATAGGGTAGAAGTGGAATATAGTGTTGGTGACAGCACTTTTACAAAATCTTGGAATTTTTATACGGAAGATCCCCCTTATCCTATGTTTATAGTCTATAAAAATGAGGACAATAAGCATATTTACAACATCACATCTGATGAAATATACGCACTCTATGTGGAACCAAAAGATTGCAAGGATAAATTAAAAAGTGTGTATTGGAATCGATATGGAGTTGAAAATATTGAAGCTGGATTTTTGGATAGGAATACTATATGGTTTAAGATGCGTGGAACATCCGGGTGTATGTGA
- a CDS encoding PQQ-binding-like beta-propeller repeat protein, translating into MKKLIFLCSLIIFVYAENVGNILWKVQLPKKVYDIHIVGAPTIDQDGVIYFGADEYLFAYYPNGILKWKVKLEESRQKYSPVIGKDGTIYINSHFDYIYAISKKGDILWKLKVNEFPDMQMSMGIGNDGTLYIGTSNIIHNLYAINPNGTIKWIFPFDDATRHSSPAIAQDGTIYIGCNDKKLYAINSDGTLKWQYKTADKIWSSPAIGKDGTIYIGSMDTYLYAINPDGSLKWKYKTNGPIYETSPVIAQDGTIYIGSEDGYLYAIDIEGRLRWKFKTDNWILSTPVIGKNGIIYVPSWDNYLYAINPNGSMKWKKFLKEFSFSHSSPTIDKNKILYIGTAYGTFYAIQVESTLAHTPWPKFKHDVYNTGFVKTLAYLDKLANRSFPLQGYFIHYGPGAYDWLYITANKSLVAKLEGLDAQGYFQWSILSRYITNVSVTQRANNDVRIQLQVKAGSPGYLQQMHAKEYRVDGFFFNFGSGAYDWVYLANNMHTLVKLEGIDTTGYFMWENIGDYFTGFDYHNAQFHIRSLK; encoded by the coding sequence ATGAAAAAATTGATTTTTTTATGCAGTCTAATAATTTTTGTATATGCGGAGAATGTGGGTAATATTCTTTGGAAAGTTCAACTTCCAAAAAAAGTTTACGATATTCATATAGTAGGAGCACCTACAATTGACCAAGACGGAGTCATCTACTTTGGTGCAGATGAATATCTCTTTGCATACTATCCAAATGGAATACTAAAATGGAAAGTAAAACTAGAAGAATCTAGACAAAAATATTCTCCTGTTATAGGAAAAGATGGCACTATTTATATCAATTCGCATTTTGACTATATTTATGCTATATCTAAAAAAGGCGATATTTTATGGAAATTGAAAGTGAATGAATTTCCCGATATGCAAATGTCCATGGGAATAGGAAATGATGGGACTTTATACATTGGAACAAGTAATATAATACATAATTTATATGCCATAAATCCCAATGGAACCATTAAATGGATTTTCCCTTTTGATGATGCTACTAGGCATTCTTCTCCAGCTATTGCTCAAGATGGAACTATATACATTGGATGTAATGATAAAAAGCTTTATGCCATCAATTCTGATGGAACATTAAAATGGCAATACAAAACAGCAGATAAGATTTGGTCATCTCCAGCGATTGGAAAAGATGGAACTATTTACATAGGTAGCATGGATACCTATCTCTATGCTATTAATCCCGATGGAAGTTTGAAATGGAAATACAAAACAAATGGCCCTATCTATGAAACCTCTCCAGTAATTGCGCAAGATGGAACAATTTATATTGGTTCAGAAGATGGATATCTGTATGCTATCGATATAGAAGGGAGGTTGCGCTGGAAATTTAAAACAGATAACTGGATTTTATCAACACCAGTAATTGGGAAAAATGGAATAATTTATGTTCCTTCTTGGGATAATTATCTTTATGCCATAAATCCAAATGGAAGTATGAAATGGAAAAAATTTTTAAAAGAGTTTTCGTTTTCCCACTCTTCACCAACCATTGATAAAAACAAAATACTTTATATAGGAACCGCATATGGAACATTTTATGCAATTCAAGTAGAGAGCACTTTAGCCCACACTCCATGGCCAAAGTTTAAACATGATGTCTACAATACAGGTTTTGTAAAGACTTTGGCATATTTGGATAAATTGGCAAACAGAAGCTTTCCACTGCAAGGCTATTTCATCCATTATGGCCCAGGAGCATATGACTGGCTCTATATTACTGCAAACAAGAGCCTTGTAGCAAAACTAGAAGGGCTTGATGCTCAAGGATATTTTCAATGGAGCATACTATCAAGATATATCACAAATGTAAGTGTGACACAAAGAGCAAATAATGATGTGAGAATACAGCTGCAGGTAAAAGCAGGATCTCCTGGGTATCTCCAACAGATGCATGCAAAAGAGTATAGAGTAGATGGGTTCTTTTTCAATTTTGGCTCAGGTGCATATGATTGGGTCTATCTTGCAAATAATATGCACACTTTGGTCAAACTTGAAGGGATTGATACCACAGGCTATTTCATGTGGGAAAATATTGGCGACTATTTTACCGGGTTTGATTATCACAATGCCCAGTTTCATATAAGAAGCTTGAAATAG
- a CDS encoding ATP phosphoribosyltransferase regulatory subunit, which yields MIYQHEIPKGARLYFGKSAKLKREIEQKASEILYKSGFEEIVTPLFSYHQHEYIEDESELIRVNDQKNRKLTLRADSTIDVVRLITKRLGRSTEHNRWFYIQPVFRYPTYEYFQIGAEILQEQDSAEAMRIVIAILQACNVRPRLQISNIAIPQILAQNYGISLDILKSSDMDRLLETEHSWMEKLIYISKPEDIDKILGLVPEVIEKELLKIKELVSSILYDNVIIAPLYYANMRYYKDLFFRFFEGNNTVAMGGDYVSGDLEASGFALYTDNIIEILEKR from the coding sequence ATGATATACCAACACGAGATCCCAAAAGGAGCGCGGCTCTATTTTGGAAAGAGTGCGAAACTAAAAAGAGAAATTGAGCAAAAAGCGAGTGAAATTCTCTATAAAAGTGGATTTGAAGAGATCGTTACTCCACTTTTTTCCTACCATCAGCATGAATATATTGAAGATGAGAGCGAGCTTATTCGCGTCAATGACCAAAAAAATCGAAAACTCACACTGCGAGCAGATAGTACAATTGATGTTGTAAGACTTATTACGAAAAGACTTGGGCGCAGCACTGAGCATAACAGATGGTTTTATATTCAACCTGTTTTTCGCTATCCCACCTATGAGTATTTTCAAATAGGTGCAGAGATTTTACAAGAGCAAGATAGTGCAGAGGCAATGAGGATAGTTATAGCTATTCTTCAAGCTTGCAATGTTCGGCCACGCTTGCAGATATCAAATATCGCTATTCCACAGATTTTAGCGCAAAACTATGGGATCTCTTTGGATATACTCAAATCGAGCGATATGGATAGATTGCTTGAGACTGAGCATAGTTGGATGGAAAAGCTTATTTACATCTCCAAGCCAGAAGATATAGATAAAATACTTGGACTTGTACCGGAAGTTATTGAAAAAGAGCTTTTGAAAATCAAAGAGCTAGTATCTTCTATACTCTATGACAATGTTATTATAGCTCCCCTTTACTATGCAAATATGCGCTACTATAAAGATCTCTTTTTTCGCTTCTTTGAAGGAAATAATACAGTAGCAATGGGTGGGGATTATGTAAGCGGGGATCTTGAAGCAAGTGGTTTTGCACTCTATACAGATAATATAATTGAGATTTTGGAAAAAAGGTAG
- a CDS encoding pyridoxal-phosphate-dependent aminotransferase family protein, which produces MLLFTPGPTPVPERIRQVMALPTIHHRTPEFTKIFKETRELLLDLLKMQDAVMLASTGTGAMEACVTNLCHKKALVVNAGKFGERFVKIAKAFGKEVVELTYPWDTAAKIDDVVQALKEHPDIDAFCIQICESSGGLRHPVEEIAAAIKAHNPDVSVIADGITAVGVEPINTTNIDALITGSQKALMLPPGLAMIGLSLHALGKIGKGEGFYFNLASELKKQREGTTAYTAATTLVIGLREILHILLKEIGLDEVYDHTDRRATATRVALEALGLAIYPQKPANAMTAIYDEQAEDIRKLLKNRYGVNVAGGQEDLKGRLFRINHMGLIEPNEAAWVVNAVEKAMADLGRIEYRGIANKIFNEIYFSEE; this is translated from the coding sequence ATGCTGCTTTTTACTCCAGGTCCTACTCCTGTACCAGAACGTATTCGCCAAGTTATGGCACTTCCTACTATTCATCATAGAACTCCTGAATTTACCAAGATTTTCAAAGAGACGCGAGAGTTACTGCTCGATCTTTTAAAAATGCAAGATGCAGTGATGCTAGCTTCCACAGGAACAGGTGCGATGGAAGCGTGTGTTACGAATCTGTGTCACAAAAAAGCGCTCGTAGTTAATGCAGGTAAATTTGGTGAGAGGTTTGTTAAAATTGCCAAAGCCTTTGGTAAAGAGGTAGTAGAACTTACATATCCATGGGACACTGCTGCAAAAATTGATGATGTAGTGCAAGCTCTCAAAGAGCATCCCGATATTGATGCTTTTTGTATTCAAATATGTGAAAGTAGTGGGGGTTTACGCCATCCTGTAGAGGAAATTGCGGCTGCAATTAAAGCGCATAATCCTGATGTAAGTGTTATTGCAGATGGTATTACTGCAGTAGGTGTAGAGCCTATCAATACGACCAATATTGATGCACTTATTACTGGCTCGCAAAAAGCGTTGATGTTGCCACCAGGACTTGCAATGATTGGATTGAGCCTCCATGCTTTAGGGAAAATAGGAAAGGGTGAAGGTTTTTATTTTAATTTAGCAAGTGAGCTGAAAAAACAGAGAGAGGGAACCACAGCATATACAGCTGCGACCACTCTTGTAATTGGCCTAAGAGAAATATTGCATATTTTACTCAAAGAGATAGGATTAGATGAAGTATACGATCATACAGACAGAAGAGCGACTGCTACTAGAGTAGCACTAGAGGCTTTGGGGCTTGCTATCTATCCGCAAAAACCGGCAAATGCTATGACAGCAATTTATGATGAGCAGGCTGAAGATATTCGTAAGCTTCTCAAAAATCGTTATGGAGTCAATGTTGCTGGGGGTCAAGAGGATCTCAAAGGAAGACTCTTTCGCATTAACCATATGGGACTGATTGAGCCAAATGAGGCAGCTTGGGTAGTCAATGCAGTAGAAAAAGCGATGGCAGATCTTGGTAGAATCGAGTATCGAGGCATTGCCAATAAGATTTTCAATGAGATCTATTTTAGCGAGGAGTAG
- a CDS encoding chitobiase/beta-hexosaminidase C-terminal domain-containing protein, translated as MQYLVSKKFKIYGKFYIYDFNHDGTIDKSDWIFEASASDYYRLLGVKPSENNAFGWQKLSHIPADLDKNRDLQGYFSYIAFNEDSDQRFSWIYVTKDGAVYKLMGATSQNTFYYLDIDGNNIPDELLGIRVKKEGKNLIIYCDGSYPACMSGSMNIESLLPGVNIDDFINNPPSTTLNVEHEIESFSLQKADGSIELALDKSEKIDDTHYKIFASLDNSAINKPLFVGENFIGMIESIDERGAYCIATLKDPQKLEDVIKELSFKVKSRETNFQRTLRSGILKSKYDAYNKDPLRYTIYYKGGVTRDGGVSRPVMRIEIPKGYKIPLSLKDIECHFDVSRCELTRRNISLSGEKEAKVPLDFFISFPDERQVYLEFSTQGSFIDIGLAFFTQGDLGWSGLRYIEYTQDMYFDAHLEFSIKGDLTKIALGDDLHFEKDISLGEFRIPIPLDQAGGGKLARLEIGVVPTITVGIEGKIDGQIVYKYDFGREGYAKLRYDSFNGINIDGNCSERSQEVTQSNLNVSLSATGKAYLFPNVSFIPYVKLVSDIARLKIGILQSGITLDNVMVGKISKEFIAQPLDDENAFATEAQLTSNIYGLVRGKLDLETDIKGKKINDIYETDYINIYKTTKYSLLDWHSKLLLPPQLRTKGQNNTQYAVEFFNKNTDLQDYIKYCYNTGSSVEETEDISIEDIQNCPQVWKRGDSPLYLPKNTALKVRAFLRNADISSGKWTWGSSVSMQQVFFLFDVEKPQFSPASTTFEDSITITLTQSQGATIYYRIGESGDFIRYTGPFTLHESSKVYAYALLYKEGTYYKSKTVIQQYEKASGNTQCLPFNGQCLPLGEEVTRWEGFPAPEYCSLHAPDDCDFGENRSSLCTKVQHREDGVDITCQYNPPYDQHGNEQPCSAYKLYSEQLRKNGKPIGYWKWFKHKCGEEYIVQISQHYFDEKMVEVLYCEEQFPEYEWKADYLFQDNKFIQHGITIQKFCPSGKISVYTSYYEGNRQGYEIYFNEDGSILSCSFWSGQLHEICTPGF; from the coding sequence TTGCAATATCTTGTATCCAAAAAATTTAAAATTTATGGGAAATTTTATATATATGATTTCAACCATGATGGCACTATTGATAAAAGCGACTGGATATTTGAAGCATCGGCCAGTGATTATTATCGACTTTTGGGTGTGAAGCCTTCCGAAAACAATGCATTCGGCTGGCAAAAATTATCTCATATCCCTGCGGATTTGGATAAAAACCGGGATCTGCAAGGATATTTCTCCTACATAGCATTTAACGAGGATAGCGATCAAAGATTTTCATGGATATATGTTACAAAAGATGGCGCTGTCTATAAGCTGATGGGAGCGACTTCACAAAATACATTTTACTATTTAGATATAGATGGTAACAATATTCCTGACGAACTTTTGGGTATAAGAGTCAAAAAAGAGGGGAAGAATCTCATCATCTATTGTGATGGTAGCTATCCTGCATGTATGTCAGGAAGCATGAATATAGAATCTCTCCTGCCTGGAGTGAATATAGATGATTTTATAAACAATCCTCCAAGTACAACTCTAAATGTAGAACATGAAATAGAAAGTTTTTCACTGCAAAAGGCAGATGGTAGTATAGAATTGGCTCTCGATAAATCAGAAAAAATAGACGATACTCACTACAAAATTTTTGCTTCACTCGATAATAGTGCCATAAATAAGCCTCTTTTTGTGGGGGAAAATTTCATAGGCATGATCGAATCTATAGATGAGAGAGGAGCATATTGCATAGCAACCCTTAAGGATCCTCAAAAATTGGAAGATGTTATCAAAGAACTTTCATTTAAAGTAAAAAGTAGAGAAACAAATTTTCAAAGAACTCTTCGTTCAGGAATACTCAAAAGCAAATATGATGCATACAACAAAGATCCCCTTAGATATACCATATATTACAAGGGAGGAGTGACAAGAGATGGAGGTGTATCTCGACCGGTGATGCGTATCGAGATTCCAAAAGGATACAAAATACCACTTTCTTTAAAGGATATAGAGTGTCATTTCGATGTGAGCCGGTGTGAATTGACAAGAAGAAATATCTCCCTCTCAGGTGAAAAAGAGGCGAAAGTTCCTCTCGATTTTTTCATATCTTTTCCGGATGAGCGCCAGGTATATCTTGAATTTTCTACACAAGGAAGTTTTATAGATATAGGTTTGGCTTTTTTTACACAGGGCGATCTTGGATGGAGTGGTTTGCGCTATATTGAATATACACAGGATATGTATTTTGATGCACATTTGGAATTTAGTATAAAAGGAGATCTCACAAAAATCGCATTGGGTGATGATTTGCATTTTGAAAAAGATATCTCATTGGGGGAGTTTCGTATCCCTATCCCTTTAGATCAAGCTGGAGGTGGAAAACTTGCACGGTTAGAGATAGGAGTAGTACCTACGATTACAGTAGGAATCGAAGGCAAAATCGATGGGCAAATTGTATATAAGTACGATTTTGGAAGAGAAGGATATGCAAAGCTTCGTTATGACAGCTTCAATGGGATAAATATAGATGGAAATTGTAGTGAAAGGTCTCAAGAGGTTACGCAATCAAATCTCAATGTCTCCTTAAGTGCAACAGGCAAAGCCTATCTCTTTCCAAATGTCTCTTTTATTCCCTATGTGAAGTTGGTGAGTGATATTGCTAGGCTGAAAATTGGCATATTGCAAAGCGGTATTACGCTTGATAATGTAATGGTGGGAAAAATCAGTAAAGAATTTATCGCCCAACCATTGGATGATGAAAATGCTTTTGCCACTGAAGCTCAGCTTACGAGCAATATTTACGGTCTAGTGAGAGGTAAATTGGATCTTGAAACCGATATAAAAGGCAAAAAGATCAATGATATCTATGAGACAGATTATATAAATATCTACAAAACCACAAAGTATTCCCTTCTTGATTGGCATAGCAAACTTTTGCTTCCTCCTCAACTCAGAACAAAGGGGCAAAACAATACACAATATGCAGTGGAGTTTTTTAACAAAAATACCGATCTTCAAGATTACATAAAATACTGTTACAATACAGGCTCTTCGGTAGAGGAGACGGAGGATATCTCTATTGAAGATATCCAAAACTGCCCACAGGTTTGGAAAAGAGGTGATAGCCCCCTCTATTTGCCAAAAAATACTGCTTTGAAAGTACGAGCTTTTCTTCGCAATGCAGATATCTCTTCGGGCAAGTGGACATGGGGAAGCTCTGTATCTATGCAACAAGTTTTTTTCCTTTTCGATGTGGAAAAACCGCAATTTTCTCCTGCATCTACCACTTTTGAAGACTCCATCACCATCACTCTCACGCAATCACAGGGAGCAACAATCTATTACAGAATAGGAGAAAGCGGAGATTTTATCCGATATACAGGTCCTTTTACGCTGCATGAGTCTTCAAAAGTGTATGCCTATGCACTACTCTACAAAGAGGGTACATATTATAAATCGAAAACTGTGATACAGCAGTACGAAAAAGCGAGTGGAAACACTCAATGTCTCCCATTTAATGGCCAATGCCTCCCATTGGGAGAAGAGGTGACTCGTTGGGAAGGATTCCCTGCACCAGAGTACTGCTCTTTGCATGCTCCAGACGATTGTGACTTTGGTGAAAATAGAAGCTCTTTGTGCACAAAAGTACAACATAGAGAAGATGGAGTGGATATTACTTGTCAATATAATCCGCCTTACGATCAGCACGGAAATGAACAACCTTGTTCGGCATATAAACTCTATTCAGAGCAATTGAGGAAAAATGGAAAACCTATTGGATATTGGAAATGGTTTAAGCATAAGTGTGGAGAAGAATATATAGTTCAAATATCCCAACATTATTTTGATGAGAAAATGGTAGAAGTACTATACTGTGAAGAACAATTTCCAGAATATGAATGGAAAGCAGATTATCTTTTTCAAGATAATAAATTTATACAACATGGAATAACAATACAAAAATTTTGTCCTTCAGGAAAAATAAGCGTATATACAAGCTATTATGAAGGAAATAGACAAGGATACGAAATTTATTTTAATGAGGATGGATCTATACTTAGTTGTAGTTTTTGGAGTGGACAACTTCACGAAATTTGCACTCCTGGATTCTAA
- a CDS encoding BspA family leucine-rich repeat surface protein codes for MKRLALSSLLLASILFGAPSEDVVGQVGKKANYPIDGYFVHYGSGAYDWIYNPRGTNGLYKLEGLDQNGYFRWTNLSASFKASVSDHTLHLSSTQPQTILEITSPNQEVNVNLATIKTIKCNSLSPGDTFKINGVTYKVVDNTMLYNMNPNHDDYEHICTSKVTDMSDLFRDAVDFNQPIGNWDTSNVTNMSDMFWYAVKFNQPIGNWDTSNVRDTHMMFYYAVNFNQPIDDWNTSKVTDMGGMFYYATNFNQPIGNWNTSNVTKMSNMFQYALKFNQPIGDWDTSKVTNMFMMFENAASFNQPIGNWNTSNVTNMGDMFYFAVSFNQPIGDWDTSNVTNMNYMFYYAQSFNQNIHNWCVSKIPQKPAGFDTGAAFEGRDDLQPVWGTCPSQ; via the coding sequence ATGAAACGCCTTGCACTTTCTTCTCTCCTCCTTGCTTCCATTCTCTTTGGTGCTCCCAGTGAAGATGTAGTGGGTCAAGTAGGTAAAAAAGCTAACTATCCAATAGATGGCTACTTCGTTCACTATGGCTCGGGAGCATATGACTGGATATATAATCCAAGAGGAACTAATGGCCTCTATAAATTAGAAGGGCTCGATCAAAACGGTTACTTTAGATGGACAAACCTCTCTGCATCTTTTAAAGCATCTGTAAGTGATCATACACTTCATCTAAGCTCTACCCAGCCACAAACCATCTTGGAGATAACTTCTCCAAATCAAGAGGTAAATGTTAATCTTGCAACTATTAAGACAATTAAATGTAATTCCCTCTCTCCAGGGGATACATTTAAAATCAATGGCGTCACATATAAAGTAGTAGATAATACAATGCTTTACAACATGAATCCCAATCATGATGATTATGAGCATATCTGTACATCGAAAGTAACAGATATGAGTGATCTTTTTCGTGATGCTGTAGATTTCAACCAGCCAATAGGTAACTGGGATACATCAAATGTGACGAATATGAGTGATATGTTTTGGTATGCTGTGAAATTCAATCAGCCGATTGGAAACTGGGATACATCAAATGTGAGGGATACGCATATGATGTTTTACTATGCTGTGAATTTTAACCAGCCGATAGATGACTGGAATACCTCGAAAGTGACGGATATGGGTGGTATGTTTTATTATGCTACAAACTTCAACCAGCCAATAGGAAACTGGAATACATCGAATGTTACGAAGATGAGTAATATGTTTCAATATGCTTTGAAATTCAATCAGCCAATCGGAGATTGGGATACGTCTAAAGTGACGAATATGTTTATGATGTTTGAAAATGCTGCAAGCTTCAACCAGCCAATTGGTAATTGGAATACGTCCAATGTGACGAATATGGGCGATATGTTTTATTTTGCCGTAAGCTTCAATCAGCCAATAGGAGATTGGGATACATCTAATGTGACAAATATGAATTATATGTTTTACTATGCCCAAAGTTTCAACCAAAATATCCATAACTGGTGTGTGAGTAAAATCCCACAAAAACCTGCTGGTTTTGATACTGGTGCAGCATTTGAAGGCAGAGACGATCTGCAGCCAGTATGGGGTACATGCCCAAGCCAGTGA
- a CDS encoding BspA family leucine-rich repeat surface protein → MKRLTLSSLLLASILFGAPSEDIINQVGKKANYPIDGYFVHYGSGAYDWIYNPRGTNGLYKLEGLDQNGYFRWTNLSSSFKASVSDHTLHLSSTQPQTILVITTPNQEVNVNLATIKTIKCTQLSPGDTFKINGVTYKVVDNTMLYNMDPKSDDYEHICTSKVTNMNNLFSNAVDFNQPIGKWDTSNVTDMSDMFYFAVSFNQPIGNWDTSNVTSMYGMFWGAASFNQPIGNWNTSNVTNMSYMFYYATSFNQPIGDWDTSNVTNMNSMFYNALKFNQPIGDWNTSNVRNMSNMFYNTLKFNQPIGNWDTSNVRNMSSMFEYAVKFNQPIGNWNTSNVTNMRSMFRNATSFNQPIGDWDTSNVTNMNYMFSHAASFNQPIGNWDTSKVINMYAMFSHATSFNQPIGDWDTSNVTNMDYMFFYAESFNQNIHNWCASKIPQKPTLFDTGAAFEGRDDLQPVWGTCPSQ, encoded by the coding sequence ATGAAACGCCTTACACTTTCCTCCCTCCTCCTTGCTTCCATTCTTTTTGGTGCTCCAAGTGAAGATATAATAAACCAAGTAGGTAAAAAAGCTAACTATCCAATAGATGGCTACTTCGTTCACTATGGCTCGGGAGCATATGACTGGATATATAATCCAAGAGGGACTAATGGCCTCTATAAATTAGAAGGGCTCGATCAAAACGGTTACTTTAGATGGACAAACCTCTCTTCATCTTTTAAAGCATCTGTAAGTGATCATACACTTCATCTAAGCTCTACCCAGCCACAAACTATATTAGTGATAACTACTCCAAATCAAGAGGTAAATGTCAATCTTGCAACTATAAAGACAATTAAATGTACTCAACTCTCTCCAGGAGATACATTTAAAATCAATGGCGTCACATATAAAGTAGTAGATAATACAATGCTTTACAACATGGATCCCAAGAGTGATGATTATGAGCATATCTGCACATCCAAAGTAACGAATATGAACAATCTTTTCTCTAATGCTGTGGATTTTAACCAGCCAATTGGTAAATGGGATACATCCAATGTGACGGATATGAGTGATATGTTTTATTTTGCTGTAAGCTTCAACCAGCCTATTGGTAACTGGGATACATCAAATGTGACGAGTATGTATGGTATGTTCTGGGGTGCTGCAAGCTTCAATCAGCCAATAGGAAACTGGAATACATCCAATGTGACGAATATGAGTTATATGTTTTATTATGCTACAAGCTTCAATCAGCCAATTGGAGATTGGGATACATCCAATGTTACGAATATGAATAGTATGTTTTACAATGCTTTGAAATTCAATCAGCCTATCGGAGATTGGAATACATCAAATGTGAGGAATATGAGTAATATGTTTTACAATACTTTGAAATTCAATCAGCCGATAGGAAACTGGGATACATCCAATGTGAGGAATATGAGTAGTATGTTTGAATATGCCGTGAAATTCAATCAGCCAATAGGAAACTGGAATACATCGAATGTAACGAATATGCGTAGTATGTTTCGTAATGCCACAAGCTTCAATCAGCCGATTGGAGACTGGGATACATCCAATGTGACAAATATGAATTATATGTTTTCCCATGCTGCAAGCTTCAATCAACCTATCGGCAACTGGGATACTTCGAAAGTAATAAATATGTATGCTATGTTTTCCCATGCCACGAGCTTCAATCAGCCGATTGGAGACTGGGATACATCAAATGTAACAAATATGGATTATATGTTTTTCTATGCTGAAAGTTTCAACCAAAATATCCATAACTGGTGCGCGAGTAAAATCCCTCAAAAACCAACCCTGTTCGATACCGGCGCAGCATTTGAAGGAAGAGACGATCTCCAGCCAGTATGGGGTACATGTCCAAGCCAGTGA